A window of Adhaeribacter arboris genomic DNA:
ATATTCTTTAAAACAATCAGCCTCATTTCTTACAGGAGAAGGGGCTGGAAAAAAATGCTATTTTAAATTAACTAACCCGGGATTGTAAAGTTTGTTGTGTACTTCTTTTAAGCGGTTAGTGGGCACTTTTATTTCTTTGCGGTCGTAGGTCATTAAACCGTTTACCTCTACTTCCACGTCGGTAGTTTGCGTGTACACCGCCGCCGATAAGCCTCGCTTGATCAAATCGGTCATAATATCCATAAACGGTGCGTACCTTTTAAATAAATCTTCGGCATTCTTAAAGCTTTGGTAACCCCAATTATCTTTTTGCTGCCAAGTGTGGCCCGTTAGCGGTAAACCTAAACCACCAAATTCACCTAGCACAATTACTTGCTTGGCGCCGAATAAATCAGCCCGGGGCATAGCCGGCGAAGGATAATTATGCAAATCTAATATGTGCCCCACATCATGAAAGTTACCGCCGCTGGCGCTGTTTACTAACCGCGATGGGTCTTTCTGCATGGTCCAATTAGTAATTTCAACGGTTTTGAATTGTCCCCAGGCTTCGTTAAAAGGTACCCAAACCACAATGCTCGGAAAATTGTGCAGGTCCTGCATGATTTCGGTCCACTCCTGCCGGTAAATTTTTTCGGATTCTGGCGTCCGGGTCATATCGGCATCGCGCATCTCAATACCGGGCTGGTTTACCCAACGGGCGCCCAAATCGCCGCTAGGCATATCCTGCCATACCAACATACCTATTTTATCGCAATGATAATACCATCGGGCCGGCTCTACTTTTACGTGCTTCCGAATTAGGTTAAAGCCCATTTCTTTGGTTTTCTCAATATCAAATTTTAAAGCTTCCTCGGTGGGAGCGGTATATAACCCATCGGGCCACCAGCCTTGGTCAAGCGGGCCGTATTGAAACACAAACTTGTTATTCAGCAACATGCGTTGGGTACCCTGCGCATCAGGAGCCATGCTAATTTTACGCATAGCAAAATAACTTTTTACCTCATCCACCACTTTACCTTTGCGTACAACAGCTACCCGCAAGTCATATAAAAAAGGCGTTTCCGGCGACCAAAGTTTGGGATTAGATATGGGCAATACGGCTTCTGCTCCGCCTGCTACTTCTTGTTCAGCTACTTTCTTTTTACCATCCCAGGCACTTACCCTAATTTTATCGCTGCTTTGCCCGTTTTGTACTTGGGCGCTTACGCTAAGCGATTGTTTATCGATGTCGGGAGTTTGTTTGGTTGCCGTAATGTAAGTTTTAGGCACGGCCTCCAGCCAAACGGTTTGCCAGATTCC
This region includes:
- a CDS encoding glycoside hydrolase family 2 protein; this encodes MIRKIVSLAVVFLLQYALVQAQSGNWQPVGNKIRTPWAEKVNPANPLPEYPRPQMVRENWQTLNGLWDYALQPKSQEATRPTSFNGKILVPFAVESALSGVGKTVGKDSVLWYRKTISIPSKLRKQNVLLHFGAVDWLAEVFVNGKSVGTHQGGYDPFSFDITTALKSGNQQEIVIRVWDPTDEGPQPRGKQVKKPESIWYTPVTGIWQTVWLEAVPKTYITATKQTPDIDKQSLSVSAQVQNGQSSDKIRVSAWDGKKKVAEQEVAGGAEAVLPISNPKLWSPETPFLYDLRVAVVRKGKVVDEVKSYFAMRKISMAPDAQGTQRMLLNNKFVFQYGPLDQGWWPDGLYTAPTEEALKFDIEKTKEMGFNLIRKHVKVEPARWYYHCDKIGMLVWQDMPSGDLGARWVNQPGIEMRDADMTRTPESEKIYRQEWTEIMQDLHNFPSIVVWVPFNEAWGQFKTVEITNWTMQKDPSRLVNSASGGNFHDVGHILDLHNYPSPAMPRADLFGAKQVIVLGEFGGLGLPLTGHTWQQKDNWGYQSFKNAEDLFKRYAPFMDIMTDLIKRGLSAAVYTQTTDVEVEVNGLMTYDRKEIKVPTNRLKEVHNKLYNPGLVNLK